One Candidatus Babeliales bacterium genomic window, AGTATTTCACGTACTACTATTTCTTGGGGAATACCATTTCCTAATGATCCTGAACACGTAGTATATGTGTGGGCTGATGCATTAAATAATTATATTTCTGCTATCGGTTATGGTGATCCTGAAAAACAGGAAGAATTTAATTTTTGGTGGCCGGCTGATATGCAAGTGCTTGGCAAAGACATTATACGCTTTCATGCCGTTTATTGGCCAGCATTTTTAATGGCGGCTGATTTGCAATTACCGAAGCGTTTGTTAGTACACGGTTGGATAAAAGTTAACCAGCAAAAAATGTCAAAATCATTGGGTAATGTAGTTGATCCAGATGTATTATTTGAACATTATGGTGCCGATCCAATTCGATATTATTTAATACGCCATATGGCAATTAATCATGACACTGATTTTAGCATCGAAGATTTAGAACAACGAATTGCAAGTGATTTAGCAGATGATCTTGGGAATTTACTCAATCGTATGTTGACTTTAGCTTTTAAATATAATTTATCTATAGTGCATTCGCAAAAAGTATGGACTGAAAGTGGCGAGGCATTACGTAGAAATAGTTGGGATGCTATTGAAGATTTTGAAAAGTATATGAATGAAGGTATGGCGCATATGGCTGTTGCACGATTATGGCGTTTTATAAATCAAGTAAATAGTTATTTTCATGCGCAAGAGCCATGGCAATTAGCAAAAAATAATGAAGTTCATTTTGCAGAAGTAATTTCAGCCGTATGCCATAGTTTATATGATATTGGTATTTTGATGTGGCCAATTATGCCTAAAAAAATGGAAGAATTACTCAAGAATTTAGGTGTTTTTTTACATTATGACCAGAATTATTTAGAAGATATTAAAAATAATCGATGGGATCGTACCTTTAATTTGTTCATTACGCAAACGTTATTTGAAAAGCCACATATACTTAAAGAAGAAAGCATAACACAAGCAGACGAGGAAGTTTCTATCGAAGAAACAAAATATACAACTATTGATGAAGTACAAAAAGTTGAACTTCGGGTAGGGACAATAGAAGAATGCGAGCCAGTTGTAAAATCTGATAAATTATTAAAAATGCGGGTGAATTTTGGTGAATTTGGTAATCGCCAAATTTTAGCAGGTATAAAAAAATCATTTAGCCCAGAAGATTTGATCGGTGAGCAAGCAGTTTTTGTATTCAATTTAAAGCCGCGCAAAATGATGGGTATGGAATCTCAGGGTATGATGTTGATTGCAGAAAATGAACAAGGTGATTTAGAAATAATAAAGCCTACGCATCGCGTGAAAGAAGGAACTCGATTGCGATAATTTGATACAATAGCTTT contains:
- the metG gene encoding methionine--tRNA ligase, which translates into the protein MAEKNKFYITTPIYYGTAKPHLGSLYSTLLADVFTRWHKLQHKKTFFLTGTDEHGQKVAQAAEKAGKDPKKFVDSFIPAYKTTWHHYELEYNKFIRTTDPEHIKAVQYWIKKLLEKGDIYKSMYSGWYCTPCETFVTDEAESNEAPLCSSCNRQTNRVSEESYFFRLSAYQDKLLKFYKDNSGFIIPKERASEVIRFVESGLRDLSISRTTISWGIPFPNDPEHVVYVWADALNNYISAIGYGDPEKQEEFNFWWPADMQVLGKDIIRFHAVYWPAFLMAADLQLPKRLLVHGWIKVNQQKMSKSLGNVVDPDVLFEHYGADPIRYYLIRHMAINHDTDFSIEDLEQRIASDLADDLGNLLNRMLTLAFKYNLSIVHSQKVWTESGEALRRNSWDAIEDFEKYMNEGMAHMAVARLWRFINQVNSYFHAQEPWQLAKNNEVHFAEVISAVCHSLYDIGILMWPIMPKKMEELLKNLGVFLHYDQNYLEDIKNNRWDRTFNLFITQTLFEKPHILKEESITQADEEVSIEETKYTTIDEVQKVELRVGTIEECEPVVKSDKLLKMRVNFGEFGNRQILAGIKKSFSPEDLIGEQAVFVFNLKPRKMMGMESQGMMLIAENEQGDLEIIKPTHRVKEGTRLR